The Leucobacter viscericola genome includes a window with the following:
- a CDS encoding ABC transporter ATP-binding protein: protein MALISLTLRHAKKYWLFISLVIVLQLLSTIAALALPSLNAQIIDKGIAQGDTDFIWNTGRQMLIISLGQVASAVLAVYFGARSSMGIGRDLRREVYRKVDSLSTLEATSFGAGTLITRGTNDVQQIQMLVLMTLNFMVSAPIMAIGGIIMALREDAGMAWLVWASVALLAVIVGFLVWLLLPLFRVMQERVDSINGVLREQIMGIRVVRAFVRENFEADRYGVANRNITNVSVKVGNIFVLMFPVIMMVLHFATSAVLWFGGHRVADGQVEIGSLTAFLQYLMQILTAVMMGVFMTMMIPRAVVCAERLRELFDTKSTLTFPDSETVATPTSGRIEFSDVTFGFPGAEDAVIKKASFVAEPGKTTAIIGSTGAGKTVLLNLMLRLYDPQSGSITVDGTPVSKLTRGQLAKSMSLVPQRPYLFSGTIASNLRFGRAEATEEELWEALRVAQGEEFVRERDAQLEEPVSQGGTSVSGGQRQRLSIARALVAKPLVYLFDDSFSALDVATDARLRAALPEATQGATTIIVAQRVSTITEADQILVVEGGEIVSRGTHNELLETSEVYQEIVKSQLEEAETV, encoded by the coding sequence GTGGCCCTCATATCTCTCACACTGCGACACGCGAAGAAGTATTGGCTCTTCATAAGTCTTGTCATTGTGCTTCAACTACTGTCGACCATCGCTGCGCTTGCTCTGCCGAGCTTGAACGCGCAGATTATCGACAAGGGTATTGCCCAGGGCGATACCGATTTCATCTGGAACACCGGTCGCCAGATGCTTATTATTTCACTCGGCCAGGTGGCCTCTGCCGTGCTTGCCGTCTATTTTGGTGCGCGCAGTTCGATGGGCATTGGGCGCGACCTGCGCCGCGAGGTCTACCGCAAGGTTGACTCGCTCTCCACGCTTGAAGCGACGAGCTTCGGTGCGGGCACACTCATCACTCGCGGCACGAACGACGTGCAGCAGATCCAGATGCTGGTGCTGATGACGCTGAACTTTATGGTGTCCGCTCCGATCATGGCGATCGGTGGCATCATCATGGCGCTTCGCGAAGACGCCGGCATGGCTTGGCTGGTCTGGGCTTCGGTTGCACTCCTTGCTGTCATCGTTGGCTTCCTCGTTTGGCTGCTCCTCCCACTTTTCCGCGTCATGCAAGAGCGCGTGGACTCGATCAACGGTGTGCTGCGTGAACAGATCATGGGTATTCGTGTTGTTCGTGCCTTCGTTCGCGAAAACTTTGAGGCGGATCGCTACGGCGTTGCTAACAGGAACATCACCAATGTTTCGGTGAAGGTTGGCAACATCTTTGTGCTGATGTTCCCCGTCATCATGATGGTGCTGCACTTTGCGACGAGCGCCGTGCTCTGGTTCGGTGGACACAGGGTCGCCGACGGTCAGGTTGAGATTGGATCGCTAACCGCTTTCTTGCAATACCTCATGCAGATCCTCACCGCTGTGATGATGGGTGTCTTCATGACCATGATGATTCCGCGCGCCGTGGTGTGTGCGGAGCGTCTTCGTGAGCTGTTCGACACGAAGTCAACGCTTACCTTCCCCGATTCGGAGACGGTAGCGACACCAACTTCTGGTCGGATCGAATTCTCCGATGTGACGTTTGGGTTCCCCGGAGCCGAAGACGCCGTTATCAAAAAGGCGAGCTTTGTAGCGGAGCCGGGCAAGACTACGGCGATTATTGGTTCTACCGGTGCCGGCAAGACGGTTCTGCTCAACCTGATGCTGCGGCTCTACGACCCGCAGTCGGGCAGCATTACCGTTGACGGCACCCCGGTTTCCAAGCTCACGCGAGGTCAGCTTGCGAAGTCGATGAGTCTCGTACCGCAGCGACCGTATCTCTTCTCCGGCACCATTGCATCAAACCTTCGTTTTGGTCGCGCCGAGGCCACCGAAGAAGAGCTTTGGGAAGCTCTGCGTGTTGCTCAGGGCGAGGAATTCGTGCGCGAACGTGACGCACAGCTTGAGGAGCCTGTCTCGCAGGGAGGCACAAGTGTTTCCGGCGGCCAGCGTCAGCGCCTTTCGATCGCACGTGCGCTCGTGGCAAAGCCGCTCGTGTATCTCTTTGACGACTCGTTCTCAGCGCTAGATGTTGCAACCGATGCTCGGTTGCGGGCGGCGCTGCCAGAGGCAACCCAGGGGGCCACGACAATCATCGTTGCGCAGCGAGTCTCGACTATTACCGAGGCCGACCAGATTCTCGTAGTTGAGGGTGGCGAAATTGTGAGCCGAGGCACACACAACGAGCTCCTCGAAACGAGCGAGGTCTACCAAGAAATTGTGAAATCGCAGCTCGAAGAAGCGGAGACAGTCTGA
- a CDS encoding ABC transporter ATP-binding protein, with product MAKKKEKVSTATDEFELPDDYQPDNSDWMGGGAAKKAKHFWPSAKRLIGLLAPEKWLFSLITLLVIGSVVLSVIAPKILGQAMDVLFKGVLGQNLPAGVPLETIIEQARSTGNGEFADMLAGSQPVPGEGIDFGLLAQLILTVLGLYLISSFLMWLQGYLLNGLVMRIVYKLRQDIELKINRLPLSYFDSRQRGDVLSRVTNDVDNIQQALQQAFSQLVQSVLMVIGITAMMFVVSWQLALIALIALPLSGAIAGVVGVRAQKLFVAQWKHTGELNGHIEESFTGHELVRIFNRDAEMIEEFDKRNEGLFESSFKAQALSGTIMPAMQFVQYLSYVLIAVVGALRVTSGQMTLGDVTAFIQYSREFSQPIGEIAGMANMLQSGVASAERTFELLDADEQDPDTANEKLPERSDGHVEFDNVSFSYDSEQPLISNLSLEASPGHTVAIVGPTGAGKTTLVNLVMRFYELDGGKILLDGVDITQLSRADLRSQVGMVLQDAWLFNGTIRENIRYGRLDATDEEVVEAAQATMVDRFVRQLPDGYDTVIEENASSLSAGERQLLTIARAFIANPSLLILDEATSSVDTRTEVLVQTAMQALRADRTSFVIAHRLSTIRDADSILMMEHGRIVEQGTHVELLERRGAYYKLHQAQFAGEIDEEQAEEILTGSVPATTGSIPTNAAE from the coding sequence ATGGCTAAGAAGAAAGAAAAGGTCTCGACCGCGACCGACGAGTTCGAGCTTCCCGACGATTACCAGCCTGATAACAGTGACTGGATGGGTGGCGGTGCTGCAAAGAAGGCTAAGCACTTCTGGCCCTCGGCCAAGCGTCTTATCGGCTTGCTGGCCCCCGAGAAATGGCTGTTCTCGCTGATTACCCTGCTGGTGATCGGCTCTGTGGTGCTCTCAGTTATTGCCCCCAAGATTCTTGGTCAGGCAATGGACGTTCTGTTTAAGGGTGTCCTGGGGCAGAACCTCCCCGCGGGTGTGCCGCTTGAAACGATCATTGAGCAGGCTCGGTCAACCGGCAATGGCGAGTTTGCAGACATGCTCGCTGGTTCACAGCCCGTTCCTGGCGAGGGAATCGACTTTGGGCTGCTGGCTCAGCTGATCCTTACCGTGCTCGGGCTCTACCTGATTAGCTCCTTCCTCATGTGGCTGCAGGGCTATCTGCTCAACGGGCTCGTCATGCGCATCGTGTACAAGCTGCGCCAAGACATCGAGTTGAAGATCAACCGTTTGCCGCTGAGCTACTTTGATAGCCGCCAGCGCGGTGACGTGCTCTCACGTGTGACGAACGACGTTGACAACATCCAGCAGGCACTGCAACAAGCCTTCTCGCAGCTCGTGCAGTCTGTGTTGATGGTCATCGGTATCACGGCGATGATGTTTGTTGTCTCCTGGCAGCTCGCGCTGATCGCGCTGATCGCGCTGCCCCTCTCGGGTGCTATTGCCGGGGTGGTGGGTGTGCGTGCGCAGAAGCTCTTTGTCGCTCAGTGGAAGCACACGGGCGAGCTCAACGGTCACATTGAAGAGTCCTTCACCGGACACGAGCTCGTGCGCATCTTCAACCGCGACGCCGAGATGATCGAGGAGTTCGACAAGCGTAACGAGGGGCTCTTCGAGTCTTCATTCAAGGCGCAGGCGCTCTCTGGCACCATCATGCCTGCGATGCAGTTCGTGCAGTACCTCAGCTACGTGCTGATCGCAGTTGTGGGAGCGCTTCGGGTCACCTCCGGTCAGATGACCCTTGGCGACGTCACGGCGTTCATTCAGTACTCACGTGAATTCTCGCAGCCAATCGGCGAGATCGCGGGTATGGCGAACATGCTGCAGTCGGGTGTTGCCTCTGCGGAGCGCACCTTCGAGCTGCTGGATGCTGATGAGCAGGATCCTGACACGGCGAATGAGAAGCTGCCCGAGCGCAGTGATGGCCACGTGGAGTTCGACAATGTGAGCTTCAGCTACGATTCCGAGCAGCCGCTCATCTCGAACCTGTCGCTTGAAGCAAGCCCCGGCCACACGGTCGCGATTGTTGGCCCGACGGGTGCTGGCAAGACGACGCTCGTGAATCTGGTGATGAGGTTCTACGAGCTCGACGGCGGCAAGATCCTTCTCGACGGTGTCGACATCACTCAGCTCTCCCGAGCTGATCTGCGCAGCCAGGTTGGTATGGTGCTGCAGGATGCGTGGCTGTTCAACGGTACGATCCGCGAGAACATCCGTTACGGTCGACTCGATGCAACTGATGAAGAGGTTGTTGAGGCAGCACAGGCAACCATGGTGGACCGCTTTGTGCGCCAGTTGCCCGACGGCTACGACACGGTCATCGAAGAGAACGCTTCTTCGTTGTCTGCGGGTGAGCGCCAGCTGCTGACGATTGCGCGTGCGTTCATCGCGAACCCGTCGCTGCTGATCCTCGACGAGGCGACCTCCTCCGTTGATACTCGCACCGAGGTGCTGGTGCAGACGGCGATGCAGGCGCTGCGCGCCGACCGCACCTCGTTCGTGATCGCGCACCGCCTGTCGACGATTCGCGATGCCGACTCGATCCTGATGATGGAGCACGGTCGCATCGTGGAGCAAGGCACTCACGTCGAGCTGCTGGAGCGCCGTGGCGCTTACTACAAGCTCCACCAGGCCCAGTTCGCCGGTGAAATCGACGAGGAACAGGCGGAAGAGATCCTTACCGGATCGGTTCCGGCGACCACCGGGTCGATTCCAACAAACGCGGCTGAGTAG
- a CDS encoding tetraspanin family protein, with amino-acid sequence MTRTSSSDLERFPRQDDASRDSPTASLVRSAMAAGESMLNDGTGGLTRGSSKSPFTKPVAIAMGSVITLVGLSNGVPRLGTDENLVGIVILVSCSVLALLAFGMIPQRAPQGSFRLINATVMTRAEQPTADSWVHLASTRAMRITLILGFFLGSLSLLAMAVYAFLQGIGVVSKPNSSTNSSFLIVISVIVAAVGCLGVWISSLLVGRRLRNGSFGTRPSGVALGETSVAVRVPGKNIEIPWVQIKRVEPVIVPTRNAEDFSMIRLALMPGGMITERAQMLATDGYQVPTDALYTALRWYHAHPEARRELGRVEGQQRLQAWCDQAVS; translated from the coding sequence GTGACCAGAACATCCTCGAGCGACCTAGAACGGTTTCCGCGACAGGATGATGCCTCACGAGACTCGCCAACGGCGAGTCTCGTGAGGTCGGCCATGGCCGCTGGCGAATCGATGCTGAACGACGGAACAGGTGGTTTGACTCGGGGCTCTTCAAAATCGCCGTTCACGAAACCCGTTGCGATCGCAATGGGTTCCGTCATCACGCTGGTTGGTCTTTCTAATGGCGTGCCTCGGCTCGGAACTGATGAGAATCTGGTTGGCATTGTTATCTTGGTGTCGTGCAGTGTCCTTGCGCTGCTTGCTTTTGGGATGATTCCTCAGCGTGCACCTCAGGGATCCTTTCGCCTGATCAACGCAACCGTCATGACTCGCGCTGAACAGCCAACAGCTGACTCGTGGGTGCATCTCGCTTCAACAAGAGCTATGAGGATTACGCTCATCCTCGGGTTCTTTCTGGGGTCGCTCTCGCTGCTTGCGATGGCCGTCTACGCCTTCCTGCAGGGCATCGGAGTGGTGTCAAAGCCGAACTCCTCAACAAATTCCTCATTCTTGATCGTCATATCCGTTATTGTCGCTGCGGTGGGTTGCCTGGGGGTTTGGATCTCAAGCCTGTTAGTGGGACGCCGCCTGCGGAACGGAAGCTTCGGCACCCGACCCAGCGGTGTCGCACTGGGAGAAACTTCCGTTGCGGTGCGGGTGCCAGGGAAGAACATCGAAATTCCCTGGGTGCAGATCAAGCGTGTGGAGCCGGTAATCGTGCCAACCCGCAACGCTGAGGACTTCTCAATGATTCGACTGGCATTGATGCCAGGGGGAATGATCACTGAACGCGCACAAATGCTCGCCACCGATGGCTATCAAGTTCCGACAGACGCTCTGTACACGGCGTTGCGCTGGTATCACGCGCATCCCGAAGCGCGTCGGGAGCTGGGCCGTGTGGAGGGGCAACAGCGTCTACAAGCATGGTGTGACCAAGCGGTCTCGTAG
- a CDS encoding phytoene desaturase family protein encodes MSSSRGAVVIGAGPNGLAAAVTLARAGVPVTVYEAAETIGGGTRTVELVQPGVLHDVCSAIHPMALATEFFRKFELSRRVEFIVPDASYANPLEGTRAAMAYRDLDRTAKELGNDGAAYARFYRPLLRHLEGVIDFSLGGSMLRWPTNMPAAIATALRTAEQGTPLWNLRFREEFAPALISGVAAHSIGRMPNLATAAVGTVLGALGHASGWPVPVGGSRAITEALAADLLVHGGRIETGRAIDSIDEFGDAVVLFDTSARGLERIAGSRLPKNYRRALSKFRYGNAATKVDFVLDGPIPWSDPRVNAAPTVHLGGSRTEGAAAERVVARGGHPGRPYVLLAQPTEFDPERNPAGVNAVWSYTHVPAGSTVDMAPAVIAQIERFAPGFRDRIQAVNVTTAADFAGYNRNYIGGDFSAGAVSLLQLVKRPVVAQDPWRTPAKGVYLCSSSTSPGPGVHGLSGWYAALSALKHEYGLPAPDLSM; translated from the coding sequence ATGAGTTCTTCGCGCGGTGCCGTTGTTATTGGGGCCGGTCCAAACGGGCTTGCGGCGGCGGTGACGCTGGCTCGGGCGGGAGTTCCCGTAACGGTCTACGAGGCTGCAGAAACCATTGGCGGGGGCACCCGCACTGTCGAGCTCGTGCAGCCGGGGGTGCTCCACGACGTGTGCTCGGCGATCCACCCGATGGCGCTAGCCACCGAGTTTTTTCGGAAGTTTGAGTTGTCTCGCAGGGTCGAGTTCATCGTGCCTGATGCGTCTTACGCGAACCCGCTTGAAGGAACTCGTGCGGCGATGGCCTACCGCGATCTTGATCGGACCGCCAAGGAGCTTGGAAACGATGGTGCGGCCTACGCCCGCTTCTACCGGCCGCTGCTTAGGCACCTGGAGGGTGTCATTGACTTCTCGCTTGGCGGCAGCATGTTGCGCTGGCCCACGAACATGCCCGCCGCTATCGCGACGGCACTCCGCACCGCCGAACAGGGCACCCCGCTGTGGAATCTGCGGTTTCGCGAAGAGTTCGCACCAGCCCTTATCTCGGGTGTTGCAGCCCACAGCATCGGTCGCATGCCCAACCTCGCTACCGCGGCCGTCGGCACCGTGCTCGGTGCGCTTGGGCACGCGAGCGGGTGGCCCGTGCCCGTTGGCGGTTCTCGCGCGATCACTGAAGCGCTTGCGGCAGACCTGCTTGTGCACGGCGGACGCATCGAGACCGGTCGTGCTATCGACAGCATTGACGAATTTGGTGACGCGGTTGTGCTGTTTGATACCTCCGCGCGCGGCCTCGAACGCATCGCAGGGTCTCGACTTCCGAAAAACTACCGGCGCGCGCTTTCCAAGTTCCGCTATGGCAACGCCGCCACGAAGGTGGACTTTGTGCTCGACGGGCCAATTCCCTGGAGCGACCCTCGTGTCAACGCGGCGCCCACGGTGCACCTGGGCGGATCCCGAACCGAGGGGGCAGCTGCCGAGCGAGTCGTGGCGCGCGGCGGGCACCCCGGTCGCCCATATGTATTGCTTGCCCAGCCGACCGAATTTGACCCCGAGCGTAACCCCGCGGGCGTCAACGCCGTCTGGAGCTACACGCACGTTCCAGCGGGATCGACGGTCGATATGGCTCCCGCCGTCATCGCACAGATCGAGCGCTTTGCCCCGGGATTCCGCGACCGCATCCAAGCTGTCAATGTCACGACGGCGGCAGACTTTGCGGGCTACAACCGCAACTACATCGGTGGCGACTTTAGTGCGGGTGCCGTTTCGCTCTTGCAATTGGTCAAGCGCCCGGTGGTGGCTCAGGATCCATGGCGCACCCCAGCGAAGGGCGTGTACCTGTGCTCGTCCTCGACCTCACCAGGGCCCGGCGTACACGGGCTTTCAGGTTGGTACGCCGCACTCTCAGCCCTCAAACACGAGTACGGACTGCCCGCGCCCGACCTGTCGATGTAA
- the pta gene encoding phosphate acetyltransferase has protein sequence MAASIYLTSAEGRTGKSAVALGVLDALLPDAPRVGVFRPLIRAGAQRDRVLELLRGRATADVPYEACIGVTYEEANADPDGAMVRIVAAYQALKAHCDAVVVVGSDFTDVAVPTELSFNARVAANLDVPVMLVLSGRASDSLEQLGQIPARTPEEIAQIAEIGLHELNKGHATVLAALVNRADPEQLADITGAVSACMPKDVPVWAVPEEVLLVAPQVSAVVAAVEGKLVRGSAELLAREVREIVVAGMAMEHVLPRLLEGSVVVIAADRAETLLAVSMAHEAPTFPTIAAVVLNGDFALPPDVERLLDGIDSTLPIIRTSFGTFETGRRIMQSRGLLTEESPAKFDTALALFEKHVDAALLRERLRLHRGGIRTPVMFAYELFERATAANAHIVLPEGGDDRILRAASTLLARGVVRLTILGDESAVRKRAGELGLSIDAAEVLDPAVSPLRDRFAAEYARLRAHKGVTLERALEVMLDGSYFGTMMVQLGIADGMVSGAANTTAHTIRPSLEFIKTKPGVSVVSSVFFMALADRVLVYGDCAVNPDPTAPQLADIAITSAETAAQFGVDPRIAMLSYSTGESGTGADVDKVREATALAQAARPDLLIEGPLQYDAASDPLTGASKLPGSEVAGRATVFIFPDLNTGNNTYKAVQRSSGAVAVGPVLQGLNKPVNDLSRGATVEDILNTVAITAVQTGAQKAAEAVS, from the coding sequence GTGGCAGCAAGCATTTACTTGACATCGGCCGAGGGCAGAACTGGTAAGAGTGCGGTTGCACTGGGAGTGCTCGACGCACTGCTTCCAGATGCGCCGAGAGTTGGTGTGTTCAGGCCGCTGATCCGTGCCGGCGCCCAGCGTGATCGTGTGCTCGAACTGCTGCGTGGACGTGCGACCGCAGACGTTCCGTACGAGGCCTGCATCGGCGTTACCTATGAGGAAGCGAATGCTGATCCTGACGGCGCAATGGTGAGGATCGTCGCCGCATACCAAGCGCTCAAGGCTCACTGCGATGCAGTGGTGGTGGTTGGCTCAGACTTCACGGACGTGGCGGTGCCCACCGAGCTTTCATTCAACGCGCGAGTCGCCGCGAACCTCGATGTTCCCGTGATGCTGGTGCTCAGTGGCCGCGCAAGCGACAGTCTCGAACAGCTGGGGCAGATCCCGGCTCGCACCCCCGAAGAGATTGCGCAGATCGCCGAGATTGGCCTGCACGAACTGAACAAGGGGCACGCGACGGTGCTCGCGGCCCTGGTGAACCGCGCTGATCCCGAGCAGCTCGCTGACATTACCGGTGCGGTTTCTGCCTGCATGCCCAAGGACGTTCCCGTGTGGGCGGTGCCAGAAGAGGTACTGCTGGTGGCGCCCCAGGTGTCTGCTGTTGTAGCTGCGGTCGAGGGCAAGCTGGTGCGGGGAAGCGCGGAGCTGCTTGCCCGCGAGGTACGCGAGATCGTTGTTGCGGGCATGGCGATGGAGCACGTGCTGCCGAGGCTGCTTGAGGGGTCCGTTGTGGTGATCGCGGCCGATCGTGCTGAGACGCTGCTCGCCGTGTCGATGGCGCACGAGGCCCCGACGTTTCCGACAATCGCGGCGGTTGTGTTGAACGGCGATTTTGCGTTGCCGCCCGATGTTGAGCGCCTGCTCGACGGCATTGATTCGACGCTGCCGATTATTCGCACGAGCTTCGGCACCTTTGAGACGGGGCGTCGCATCATGCAGTCGCGCGGCTTGCTCACCGAGGAGTCACCCGCGAAGTTCGACACGGCGCTCGCGCTGTTTGAGAAGCACGTCGATGCGGCGCTGCTGCGAGAGCGGCTTCGGCTGCATCGGGGCGGGATCCGCACACCCGTCATGTTCGCCTATGAACTGTTCGAGCGGGCCACCGCAGCCAACGCGCACATCGTGCTGCCCGAGGGCGGAGACGATCGGATCTTGCGCGCCGCGAGCACACTGCTTGCGCGCGGAGTCGTGCGACTCACGATCCTTGGCGATGAATCCGCCGTGCGCAAGCGCGCGGGTGAACTGGGGCTTTCGATTGATGCAGCTGAGGTGCTGGATCCCGCTGTCTCACCGCTGCGTGACCGATTTGCTGCCGAGTACGCGCGGTTGCGCGCTCACAAGGGTGTGACTCTTGAGCGTGCCCTTGAGGTGATGCTCGACGGCAGTTACTTTGGCACGATGATGGTGCAGCTCGGCATCGCCGACGGAATGGTCTCGGGAGCCGCCAACACTACCGCGCACACAATCCGGCCGAGCCTGGAGTTCATCAAAACGAAGCCCGGTGTCTCTGTCGTGTCGAGTGTGTTCTTTATGGCGCTTGCGGATCGTGTGCTGGTCTACGGCGACTGCGCCGTGAACCCAGATCCGACCGCGCCGCAGCTCGCAGACATCGCGATCACTTCAGCGGAGACCGCCGCGCAGTTCGGGGTGGATCCCCGCATCGCAATGCTGTCGTACTCGACGGGGGAATCGGGAACGGGCGCGGACGTTGACAAGGTGCGCGAGGCGACCGCTCTCGCGCAGGCTGCCCGCCCCGATCTGCTCATCGAGGGACCGCTGCAGTATGACGCGGCGAGTGACCCCTTAACGGGCGCCTCAAAGCTGCCGGGGTCCGAGGTCGCTGGGCGCGCGACGGTGTTCATCTTCCCTGATCTGAACACCGGTAACAACACGTACAAGGCTGTGCAGAGGTCCTCCGGCGCTGTGGCAGTTGGGCCGGTGCTCCAGGGACTCAACAAGCCGGTCAACGACCTCTCGCGCGGGGCGACGGTCGAAGACATTTTGAACACCGTGGCGATCACCGCGGTTCAGACGGGAGCCCAGAAGGCGGCGGAGGCTGTATCGTGA
- a CDS encoding acetate/propionate family kinase produces MTTILVVNSGSSSVKYQLVDAASGARFASGLVERIGEPLGRIQHQAGEARSERELAVPDHAAGFAAMLDAFAQAGTPISELGVAAVGHRVVQGGSEFVEPTLITDEVAERILALGELAPLHNPAHYQAIVAARAAFPEVPHVAVFDTAFHQSIPAEAYTYAIDTTVAAEHGIRRYGFHGISHLVVSRRAAAFLGKPVSSLKQIVLHLGNGASACAIDGGISVDTSMGLTPLEGLVMGTRSGDLDPGLMLHLLRVGYSTDQLDQLLNKRSGLMGLAGSNDFRDLQRAAEEGDAASQLAFGVYVHAIRRYLGAYLVELGGADTIVFTAGVGENSPALRAAVCAELEWFGVRIDPARNTAVGGGPRRISADHSRIEVLVVPTDEEAEIARQTWQLVSA; encoded by the coding sequence GTGACGACAATTTTGGTGGTGAACAGCGGATCATCTTCCGTGAAGTATCAGCTGGTGGACGCGGCGAGTGGCGCCCGGTTCGCCTCGGGTCTGGTCGAGCGGATCGGCGAACCGCTGGGGCGCATTCAACACCAGGCCGGCGAGGCGCGGAGCGAGCGGGAGCTTGCGGTGCCGGATCACGCAGCCGGATTTGCAGCGATGCTTGATGCGTTCGCACAAGCGGGTACCCCCATTTCTGAGCTCGGGGTTGCGGCCGTGGGGCACCGAGTCGTTCAGGGTGGCAGCGAGTTCGTCGAGCCAACACTGATCACCGATGAGGTGGCCGAGCGGATCCTCGCGCTTGGCGAGCTGGCCCCCCTACACAATCCTGCGCACTACCAAGCAATTGTTGCGGCGCGCGCGGCGTTCCCCGAGGTGCCGCACGTTGCGGTGTTCGACACGGCTTTTCACCAGTCAATACCCGCTGAGGCATACACCTACGCCATCGATACGACCGTTGCTGCTGAGCACGGCATTCGGCGCTACGGATTTCACGGGATCTCGCACCTGGTCGTGTCCCGCCGCGCCGCGGCCTTTCTCGGCAAACCCGTTTCCTCGCTGAAGCAGATCGTGCTGCACCTCGGAAACGGTGCCTCTGCGTGCGCGATTGACGGTGGCATCTCCGTCGACACGTCAATGGGGCTGACGCCGCTTGAAGGTCTCGTAATGGGCACCCGCAGCGGCGACCTTGATCCCGGGCTCATGTTGCACCTGCTGCGTGTCGGGTACAGCACAGACCAGCTGGATCAGCTGCTCAATAAACGCTCCGGGCTGATGGGGCTCGCCGGGTCCAACGACTTCCGAGACCTGCAGCGCGCGGCTGAGGAGGGCGACGCTGCTTCCCAGCTCGCCTTTGGTGTCTACGTGCACGCGATTCGCCGCTACCTCGGGGCTTACCTCGTTGAGCTTGGCGGTGCTGACACGATTGTGTTCACTGCTGGTGTGGGGGAGAACTCGCCAGCGTTGCGCGCTGCCGTTTGCGCAGAGTTGGAGTGGTTCGGGGTGAGGATCGATCCCGCTCGAAACACCGCGGTCGGTGGGGGGCCTCGCCGCATCAGCGCGGATCATTCGCGCATCGAGGTGCTTGTCGTACCGACCGACGAAGAGGCCGAAATCGCGCGCCAAACCTGGCAATTGGTGTCGGCGTAG